A single Actinomycetota bacterium DNA region contains:
- a CDS encoding aldo/keto reductase: MSVATLDDTTAGTVTLGDLEVRRLGFGAMRLTGPGVWGAPDDVDAARAVLHRAVELGVNFIDTADSYGPHVNETLIAEALHPYPDDLVIATKGGLERPGPGQWPRNAHPDHLKPACDGSLRRLRVDTIDVYQLHAPDPAVPYEETVGALRELQDAGKIRHIGLSNVAVDQLAAARRIVDVVSVQNRYNLAHREHEDVLEACAELGLAFIPYFPLGSAQLASDDGPLAGLAAREAITPAQVALAWLLARSPVMLPIPGTSSLEHLEENLAAASVDLPDDVVTALDRV; the protein is encoded by the coding sequence ATGAGCGTGGCCACTCTGGACGACACGACCGCCGGCACGGTGACCCTCGGCGACCTCGAGGTCCGCCGACTGGGGTTCGGGGCGATGCGCCTCACCGGCCCGGGGGTGTGGGGAGCGCCCGACGACGTCGACGCTGCCCGGGCGGTGCTGCACCGAGCGGTCGAGCTCGGTGTCAACTTCATCGACACCGCCGACTCGTACGGCCCGCACGTCAACGAGACGTTGATCGCCGAGGCGTTGCACCCCTACCCCGACGACCTGGTGATCGCCACCAAGGGTGGGCTCGAGCGCCCCGGTCCCGGACAGTGGCCGCGCAACGCCCACCCCGACCACCTCAAGCCCGCCTGCGACGGGAGCCTGCGCCGGCTACGCGTCGACACGATCGACGTCTACCAGCTGCACGCTCCCGACCCCGCCGTGCCGTACGAAGAGACCGTCGGGGCGCTCAGAGAGCTCCAGGACGCCGGGAAGATCCGCCACATCGGGCTGTCCAACGTGGCCGTCGACCAGCTGGCAGCCGCTCGCAGGATCGTCGACGTGGTGTCGGTGCAGAACCGCTACAACCTCGCTCACCGCGAGCACGAGGACGTCCTCGAGGCCTGTGCGGAGCTGGGCCTGGCCTTCATCCCGTATTTCCCGCTGGGTTCCGCCCAGCTGGCCAGCGACGACGGTCCCCTGGCGGGGTTGGCTGCCCGCGAGGCCATCACGCCCGCGCAGGTGGCGTTGGCGTGGCTGCTGGCCCGTTCTCCCGTGATGCTGCCGATCCCGGGGACGTCGTCGCTGGAGCATCTCGAGGAGAACCTCGCCG